The genomic region TATtctgaaaatatttccataaaaacaatatttcattgtATGACAAGGGGATTTTTGAGGCTTGCCATTGTTCAGGTtggtattttattgattaaaaaccACATATGTACTGACAACCACATATGTATGATAATATCAGTGTATTCCATTGTAATTTTAAGTCTCATTCTCAAAAGTTTATAATAAGAAGCAACCTAACAACCAGATTAGGGGTGACCAAAGACAATCTCTAGtgaacaaaacacacaaaatgcCATGAACATTTAGTTGGCACCTGGTTGGCAATTGGTCATATGACCAGTTAGCAATTACTGTCTGATCATCATAGAATGGTTGCTGGTGATTGTACAATGGTCGTCTGCCTATTCATGATCATGTTTAGGACAGTCTggacaaatatttcataattcaaCAAGCTGCTGAAGGAAAAAGATCTTGTTTGGGCCACTGTCACAGCCCaactttgttattgtttcaaaatgataataaatcatttcataAATGTTGTGGTCAAACTTTTGAACATTGATGTTATCATTCAAGTGTGACAATTCATTATTAAGATAGACATACCATTGTGGAAAGCATGTGATGGAGAAAACTCTTGCTTATTATAGGGACTAGACAAATcccaaaacattttaatttgattagcATTGCCATTCTGGCAAGATTTCTAgacaataattacaaaatattagCGTCAACAAGGTTAATTATTGCTAATTTTTGTTTCTCAGTAAGATCTAACATTTTGCTAATATATGTGACAACAGTTCTACTAAGATATAACTTGTCTAATTCAGTAATTGCATGAATTGGTGAGGTATGTcataaaaatgtcttaaactCTGGAAAAATATTACTGCAAAAAGGCGGTAAAATACTACAGATATTTGGCTTGTACACCACCACAGGTTTCCTTGGGACACTGTTGGAGGAAGATGCTCATTTTGATGAATACAAGTTTTGTACAAGGGAAATAGCAAATAAAAAGGATACCATTGCAAACCACATGATGACAAGCAAATAAAATAGGGATTTTTAGCTCATCTGTTTAGCAGGGTCTAGGTacccttggtgttgttgtcactatcagtaaaaacaacatgtaaaaGCTATCATTTTTGCAATATCTTCTGTGTTCCCACAGACTTGGAATGTACCAGTACTGTTGGATGAGAATTTCTTAAATGTGCAAAAATCACCTTAAAACTGcttgaatttttattttgccttgaaaaCTGCTTGGAAAGAGCTTGTATTTTTGGAAACAGTCGTTAAATTTTCTTGTTCTGCCTGAAATTAAGTGTCTGTAGTAAAAAAggatcatatttaaaaaaaaatcttttatcTTAGTGGATGCTTCGCTTGTATCTCTGCCGTTCGAATTGGTTGGCGTGTGTGACGAATCTGTTGGCGTGTGTGACGGTTTTAGTCCCCATTTGTACAATTTACTTGGACACCGGTTCATTCTATTTCCATTGCCCGTTTAGTTTTCATAAAGAAATGGctttttgctttttttgttgACTTGTTTGCTAGACTGGTTAACCacgaaaataaacacaaagcaATGTTTACACATTGCATTTAATCAATTGACATTGGTTCAATGGGTGATTGCCACATGAGAAATCTGCCTATAACTAGTATTATTACAGCGATACCCTAGACATGTTCACTATCCCATTCAAAATGTAATAGAAGGAGGGAAAAAGAGAAATGAGCTTTGCTTAATTATCTCTCAGAGGAATaagaaaatacattgaaaacctTTAAAGACAATTAAATTTTTGACCAGTTACTATGTCacaaatatgtgttattttcaaagtttgctATTTATTATAGTctttaaaataagtgttttctcATAGTTTGTAATTAACAATGGTCCTTGAAAATAGAATAAAGGTCCTTGAAAGCTTCCTTAAAAAAACTCCTTGAAATTTTTTGCCAGTTTGGCTATATGAACCCTGAGTTATTCTTGAGCACCGCTCATGATACATGGCACACCAGTCCCCTAACTGTTATGCCAACAGTTGGGCGACtgagaaaacaaaataagcatttGCATCCACTGGCCTTGCTTATGTCAGTGTGTGTAGACTTCTTTTTCTGGATCTTAGTGTGCTATCATGTAACAGTCTGTTTCACTACAAAAAAAACTAAGAATGAATAGAATGCCGAAGTTATGAACagtacaaatattttatcatttcagaGCCCGTGTTTTACTTTGACCAAGCCCACTACACTGTGGATGAGAGTGCTGGCACCCTGGAGGTTAAGGTGTGGAAAACTGGCACCGATCTGTCCAAACCCTCAAGTATAACCGTGCATTCCCGGAGAATGGGGAATTACCCAGCTGAAGGTGAGGTTTGCTTCATTGCACACTGTTATCAAGAGTGTGGAAATACTAGGGGTTTAGGTTTGAATGACTGGCACAAACTTGTCCAAACCCTCCCATATTACCATGTATTCCTAGAGCATGAGGAATAATCCTGCTGAAAGTGGACCTTGCTGTTTTATACGCTGTGAACTAAAGTGTGTTAAGGTTGAGAAAATGGAATAATGGGTTTTTGGTGCACCTCTCCACCCcccaataaatgttttatggtaaaattCTTATTAAGAATTTTAGAATTTAGAATATAGTTATCAgcataagattttattttttttttagctatatttgcccttttttattttaaacatgattttgtatTCCCAGTTGGAATGGACTACCTACCAGTGACTCATATCCTAGATTTCTCTCCGGGTCAGATGACCAAGACGCTGCAGGCCATCATCTTGGATGATGTGGGGATCCCACAACTAGAGGGACCCAAGACGTTTGAGCTCTACTTCCGTATCCCTGTAGGGGGCCGTGTTGGGCAGCCCAGCACTGCTATCGTCACTATAGATGACTCAGTCTCTGATTGTGAGTCCTTGAATCCAAAAATTATATCTGGTATTCATATGAACCTGGGAAATGACATGTTGACATATATTCAAGAAATtcatataaaactttttaatcattttgtcATTGGCAAAACTAATGTTTGTCCAAAGTCTTATCAATCCGGCTAACAGTTTTGTTTAGTGTGACATCTTTATGTTTTTTCAGAaggtttaattatttatttgttaaatgcaaaTGCATCTTCAAATGTCGCCATAAAAAAATCCTGTTCTATTCAGTGCCTAAGATGGAGTTCAAGGCAGCAGAGTACAGAGTCCTTGAAAGTGAAGGTCAAGTTGTTGCCAAGGTGACAAGGTCAGGTGACATCAGCAGCCAATCAGAAGTCAGGTGTTACACTCGGCCTATCACAGCACAGGGAGATATGGATTTTGTAGAGAAACTGGATTCAAATGAATCCATAGTCATCTTTCTTCCAGGTACAGAATAAAACTAACCGAATTGTGGATAAAGGGAGGCAAATCCAATTCTAACAATCATGAGGAAATTATTAAGTTTatgcttttttatgtttgtcATGGTTATGTTTTATTCTTCATGAAACTTGCCAACTGTTAAGGATTTATGACTTTTGAGAATGCATTGTGATTTGCCCTTGTCCGTTTGCAGGGTTTTTGGGACCTAATATTGtccccattcccaaagcaaagaAGTCTATATTTTCCAAAATTACCAGAAAAAATATAACTCAAAACACAGGATATTCAATTGTTTCTAAgacaatatacatttgtatggaAATGCTGGTAACTCTTGCTGTAATAGTAAATGAGTTATGTCCTTGTTTGACTGAAGATAAAAACAGACCAGTTTTGTCATTCTCCACTAGGagctcttgttaaatattgcaatcatgcatattttttcattCTCCGCCAAGGTGAGAGTGAGGCAGATTGTCGCATACAGCTAGTGGATGACACAATCTGGGAGCGCGAGGAGAGTTTTAGACTTGTGTTGGGTATGCCAGACAGCCTGCTGCCTGGGGGAGCCACTCTGGGGGGACAAGTCACCACGCATATAGTGGTTGATGACCCAGAAGATAGTGAGTAGTAAACCTATAGGACTCTATTTAACAACATTCAACAGATTTATAAGGCTCAGAATAAAagcttattgattttaatagcCATTTAGTTTTGAGTTGGAGCCACATGTTGTATGTTCTTTGTTTCAGCATTAGATTGGTTATACAATTCAGAAGTAGATTCTAGTCTGATGAAGCCATGAATCATGCATATTGTTGTGGACAAAGGGAGGCAAATCCAATTTTATCATGAGGAAATTCATCAACttgtattgatgttttatgtttttgtaaagttaacaaAAGTAGACATTCAAAACCATAATTCTTCACAAATCTTTCAGCTCCAATGATCATGTTTGAGCACAGTCAGTACACAGTGAATGAGCCCATCATCAAAGGTGACGTGAAGATTGCCCGTATCTCTGTGGTCAGACTTGGGGATACAATGGGGACATCGGAGGTTCGAGTAACAACACGCAGTGGGAGTGCCCTGGCTGGAAGGGACTTTAATACCTATGATAGAGGTCAGTATACAAAAATAATCTCtgtgttttaaattgtaattttattagTTCATTGGGTGTAATCCATGGTCTGAGTAGTGACCTGGCTGGTAGGGACTTTAGAGCCTATGAGAGGGTGAATTCTGCCCACAAATGGTAATAAATTGACTGCATGCAAAAGTAATTATACAATTGGCAAATGATCTATTGTCCAAACAATTGTTAACATGCCATTTCCATTCCAGCCATTGATTTTGGCCCCGGAGTAAGCCACCAGATGGTAGAGCTGGAAATAATGTTCGACaatagtggggaagacagggaGATGTTCACTGTGCACATTTCCCAGGACACACACAGGCTCGCACAAGTCAGGGTAAGCTACATCTACAGAGAGGCATTGGTCAAAAATACAATAGGCTGGTCTtggaacatgtttttttgtgataaaaatgtGACTTTGATGCAATCCAATTCAGTTTTTTTCATCAGTCTAGTTTGTAAGTTATACACCTTTTTTGTGAGAGAAGAAAAACAGTGATAATGGAAAGGGTTAAGATATGATTCAATATGAAAACACCAGCAGATTACAGTCAAGATCATTGCGattgtaaaaaagtatttttatgattGGGTGTTTCAGAGAACAATATCATGATGATTTAATTGGCATCTGTTTTTGTCATAACTGTTTGATTACTGTgtggattataagtatcttccatggctgagagtgtaagataggttcattccgacccaagcgtagggtgttttgcggaaatgaggtttactgagtttccgcaaaacaccatgcgTGAGGGTcgagatgaacctatcttacaggagcagctatggtagatgctttttctcccacctcagttaaacaaaataaagtagaaatgtattttttgctggaactcttttgtacttagtgaaaataattgcgtatggatatgcgatcaTTCGTGGTTGTCATTGATATGTGCGCAGTGATTAAGATTATGGTAATAGTCAAattggtctttaaatagttctaaggagagtgaagcattatttcttgaaaggtgcgtgaaaactgtttttggtgatatttgaagcgagaaatgattaattagcgatctaaatattgccaccagacgAGGtctccatgatgctacagatgacagtcttcaacaagggaggtaattaaattacaatgtggggaccattaaaaaggagtccCATACGGGCATTtaatcttcgcccgtgggcaagataagaatttctagcatggttaaattattggatctacttatctgaggtgggagaaatgttTTTTCTTGATGATTATTCTTTGTCTTTCGTCTTAATCATCGTTACTAACGTTCAGCAATTTAGTGCAGTTCAGGAGGCCTTTTGACATTgacattcattttcttttcatatttataacagAACAGTGAGGCTGTGGTAGATATGGAGGATAACAGCATGGTAGCTGACATAAACTACCACTGAGCCTGAAAGTTATCCCTGAGTGACCTTGTCGGCTGCAGCCTATAATAATTGACCATGACATTCATCATTTCTTCTTATTTCCAGCACAACAGTGATGCTGTGGTATATATAGACGAGAACAGCATGGAAGCTGACATAATACTACCACTGACCCTGATAGTTGACCTGGAGTGACCTTGTTGACTGCGGCCTGTAATaattgaccttgacattgatcatCTCTTCTTATTTTCAGCACAACAGTGAGGCTGTGGTATATATTGAGGAGAACAGCGAGTTGGCTGATATAAAACTTCCTCTGGCCCCTCTGGTTGTCTCTCTACGTGACCTTGACTTTGTTGCCAGTGGTAACAAAAGGATGCCCATACAGGGATACCCACTGGTGTGTGtatcagtaagtaatatatTCACAATTTTGATGTTTCTGAAATAGAGGATTCTACTTTGCTAATTTTCTACTGTTGATGTTAAATACCTTATTTATAGGTCATATGTTTTAAGAAGAAACAAAGATGAAGTATTGTCATGGCCTTGGTATCATTGCAAAATTTAACAATGGCCATTGCTCAACaacatatattcaaatgaaacttgttaCACATGTGCCCAGGGACCAAATGTGCATCTTTAGGAAGGCAAATATCTttgattttcataattatggAGGTATGAACCTTACTTGTCTGGAAGCATCCGATGTTTGTTGGTATTTGCTCTGCAGGGTGtctttttatttacttgaaagTGCATCTGCTGATGCATCAACTACAACACCGTAACATAGTTTACTATTTTTATGGTTACACATCAGCAATTTCTACTGACATACAAACATACTTTGACAACATTTTCCTTGTTGTCTGAAAAGACATACACAGAGGATGCACATCATAGATGTAAGGACAAATAAGATATCCACCTATGAGATTGATAACTAACACACAACCTAAAACCtcatataacacaaaatatatagGGGAAATATATTATAGTTTTGGAAAGTATGTAAAACTGTAAACGATCTTTCAATGGCCAGATTTAACCTTTCATGCCAGTTTTTGAAAGCTGATGCATAATGTCAGAAACAGCCTCAAAATAACCACTGTGTTATAGATTTGCAGCCCCTACCACACCAAGTACTTGTCGGTTCTGGATGTGTGTATAAATGACACTCATACCAACTCATTTCAAGTTCTTCTGGAGGGTAGGGCAGGCCTTAGGGGTTTTGTTCATGACTTGACACCAGCattcttttttgtttcagtCCTGCAGCCCCTACCATCCCCAGTACCTGTCAGTTCAGGATGTATGTAGGGAGGCCGGTATTGACGATGTCCAGACCAAGTTCCGTTGGAGGGTGGGCCTGGCGGGAGGAGAACTATTTGACCTTGACTCTGACACAATCTTCACCACCACCAGGCAAATTACACTGGATAGCATCTACTTTAAAGCAGGTACATTAACTTTTGCCAGGCAGAGGTACCatagtattgtcatagccttggtgttgttgataGTGTAGTTGTCATGAATGTCAGCATTTTGCTAAAACTTCAATGTAAGCCATTACTCAGGCTAAAACAGTTTACCCTTGATCCTCTGAGGACAAACAATGAACGATGGTAACCTAAAACAGCTTAACTGCCTCAGTGGTCAAGTGGTTAGGACATCCATCTATGGAGCGAAAGGCCAAAGGTCAAAGCTGCACACATGGTTTGTTCTGATATGGGCGATAGCTGACCAAAGTTGAATTAAGGTTACCGATTGCCTTCCAGCCAGGTGCCCAGTAAATTTGACAGGGAGTCAAGATGTTCACCAATCAAAGTGTCTATTAAGTTCAGGGGACTGGCCTATAATTAAGAGGtgtgacactataataaacaaacacttgactttaattaagtttttgtttgcatcagttataaatagcatgttaaataataatataatcacTTAATGTGTCTTTGAATTATCAAATTTCTTTAATACTTATTGCAGGTAGCCAGGTGGAGTGTTTTGCTAGAGCAGTTAATAATGAAGGAGAACCAGGCAAAGAGGTAGCCAGCCCTGTGGTGACAGTTGACTACAGTCAGGGGGTGTGTCCATCTAGGACTGACAGCCTCACAGGGGCTCAGCCATTCGATGCAAGGATGTGGTATACAGGTAAGATATGCTCAGTTAATAAAGTTTGGGTGCCTGGCCAGGAAGTACAGGTAGCCAGCCCTGTGACATCAGTTGACCAGAGCCAGGGGGTGTGACACATCTAGGATTGACAGCGTCAAAGGGGCTCAGTCATTCAATGCAAGGATGTGGTATACAGGTAAGACATGCTCAGTTGATAAAGTAAGGGTGCCAGGCCAGGAAATAGCCAGCAACATGTTGACAGTTGACAAGAGCCAGGAGGTGTGTCCATGTAGGACTGACAGTCTCACAACCATTCAATGCAAGCATGTGGTATACAGGTTTAGACAGGAGTCTTTCACACTGAAAATGCTCCAATCTCATTATTGTTGCATGCTGTTTATGTTAACATGTCACTAACTCAGTCTTAAAGGAACCATTTCAGACCTTCCAACCCAttataaaaagttgtttaaaaaaatgctggCCATATTTAAATTACCGGTAAGGCTGCAaaattaaatgatcaaaatgTCTAAAACTTTAATTACAGGTCCAGATGATGAGTGGCACCCTAACAAGGTCCATGTGAGAGTACAGATTCCCCATACTGATGGAATGTTACCCGTCATCTCTACCCGCAAGATGGCCAACTACGAGCTGACCCTGAATGATGATGGCTCACACAAGAACAAGCACCAGTGTACAAACCTGCTGAAAAGTGGAGGGATAGGGGCAGGTTTTGGGGTCAATCATCATGATCTGATGGGGTTCTATGGGTCTTCACTCCCGTATGAATATAGCGAGATGCTCAGGAGTAATAAGACACTGGCACTTTATAGGTACTACTGgacttttttcatataaatattagtgaaatatttataagcttgtccgatttaaaaaaaaaaaaagctttaagAATTTTATAGCCTTGGCTTTGTTGTCGGTGGCGACATGGTTGTCAACACAGGCATCGGCATTCAAAATATATCTAACCTTTGCCATAAATCAAAATCTGTTCCAGATATTCAACCAatatttggtacacatgttgtcatAGATATTAggtacatgtatagcaaggctataagccatttttcaattaaaaactattgATGAGCATTAGCATGGCTCAGGCTACTTCTAGTttatcaaaaaaaatcatttcaatgttgttttttctgagattgaaaatatattttactgatgttatcaAATGAActctaaaaattaataaaacaaatattattctaaAAAGTAAATGGTTCACCAGTAATTTTAAGCGTattatgaatattgaaatatgtgACTATTTGTTTATACCGAATTAAATATTTAGcatgaataaaattaataatgtcCTTGTGAAATAGGAACATTTTCTATTTGACCAGAAACCTGGACATGTCCTCGTGTTTGTGGACGTTTGATGCCTACTACAACATGTCAGAGCTGGTCAGCAGGTGTGGGGCTCTGATGGACACTGATTCACAGGTACGGCACTACTACATCTTGCCATAAAGAGAACAATTTCTTAgaaaaatgaccaataataatCTTTCTGAATTAGTTTTATTCATGCTCCTCCAGCAGCCTTTTTGGCCAGTTTAAAATTAACCTTCCTCTGTTGTAAATGCAACCATTTTACATGATGGATCTTaggaaaataaactattttcccCGGTAGTAACATgttcattataataaattatcttCTTCCCTTCACAGATGCCTGGAAGTCCTCAGTCCTTCGTTGTAGTAAAACTCCCCCTGTTTGTATCATACCTGTACTTCACTCCGGGCATGAGAGACACATGGCGAGCCCATGAGGTGAGCAGATACCTCACACTGAAGTTTGTGTATGGTACAGGGACAATGTGGGACCAAGCCATACAATCAAACAGGCACCCAGCTGGGCTCAAAGGTGAGTTGGGTCAAAGTTATCATTGAATACTTCACAATGGGAGGGAGAGAGGGGATAAGGTTCCTCACACTATTAAGTTTGAAATTCTTTgcacaaaagtaaaaaaaatgggATAGCCTTAGAGTTGTTTGGGATCATCAGAACCTTGCAAAGTTTTTGGAGCTAAGCCCCTTGATAAGGGTTTACATGTTTGCATTGGCATGGCTGTGGTGCTTTTGtttatcaccaccaccacaaacatgttaatatataaatctatATGCATGTGAAGTTAAagcttatatttgaaatatatgaacaataCACCTTAAACTTAGCatagtgtattttatttttataacagcCCAGTTATTCCCTTCTGGTGTCCGGATTCTTGAGGATGGTCGACTAGTTGTCAGATTTAAGACTGTGCCCAAATTCAGGGGACAGTTCCTGGCTTCACATCCTGGTAAGATTTTTGTATGTAggttgtttaaattaaatatctttCACATAACAGTCAACCCATTTTGTTGTAGTCTTTGACATGAATATCCATGTactaataaaagaaaagttgatttgtataaatattatgatgACACGTTTCTTCAATGGAAAACTAATTGGCAGGCTTCATATAATACATACTAGTATTAACATCACTTTTTGAAACCATTGTTGCAGTAAACCAACTCAATTCCACTGTCCAGTCTTTGAGCCATGGTGGTGTTACCTTTGAACTGCAGCTTCTACCCAGTCAGGACAAGTCTGACAGACCATACCAGAACTGGCTTGTCACTTCAACCACTATGGTGTGTTAACAgtgttgtatatattataatgttattaattaggtgatttcatattggcctagttatttgtccgaggttagctgtatttgcctgagcccgaaagggccGAAATACAGCTGACCcaggacaaataactgggccaatatgaaatcacctaattaataagtattttattaattaactattactgttttggttaaaaacatttttataacttacctttagttcacattgaagctgtatttatcccttattcattcatggtgtctgcttttctagacttgactttgctgattttgacatgcatctttgacattgcacatacttatgaataaagcactgtacatgtAAGGAAgaatgtcttttcgtcttattttgtaaatcgtttgccaaaatgtcaaatgttgtaccttcgtcgtccattttgtcggcgtacaaaatcataatagtcgtaaaatccaccaacgggttaaatacaactgttgtatcaaaccgtacaaagtggttcaatcattcaataggttcaagtattccaaataaagttatacaaagcacaattttttttaaaagtcggtaaacggaaaacaaaatggctaccttaaAAAAGCAATGTCCAGCATATTTCTCAGATTAGGTGAGTTttgacagccaatgaaaatgacccatttctcaaatcctatattaggcaaGTTTTGTAGCCTATCAGAACGGAGGAAACTCCTATTAGgggagttttgttgatattggccgagtttggtcgatattgagcgaattctggcatatattgtcttcatttGTCTGGTATTGATACCGCAGTTGTGTCTGTATCTTGTCAAATACGTATGCCTTCTATTGAGGTCATTTTTTATCCTAATGTAACATTGTTAATGGAATAATTATAAAGACTGATAATAAAACTGGCTACATAATATTGGAGTTTTTATTGCATACTTTTTCACCtcatacaaaaacatgtttctgtTTCAGCTGAAGAACTATTGTGGAGACCTTCTGGTGACCCTGTTGCCATGCCTACTGACCTTTACCAAGACTTCAACACAGCCAATCAGCTGCTCTCCTTCTGACCATGTGACATTCAGTTTACCAATCAAATTGCAGCAAGTCAGTGACCCTGTGCCAGCCAAGTTCAGCTTGAATACAGATTTCAGGTTGATTAGAAAAAGAGATGTTTGGCTCTCAGAGAAACTGCCATACATTTCTGAAGAGGACATGACCATTGCTCCAggtatttaatgatttattgtaaCATGGCTGTTAagaataaatttgaaaactatgtcaactttaaaagatatatgttCAAAATTCTTGAAAATCACAAATCTAGTCTAATGTTAATTATCTAGTGATTGATGCTATAGGTGTTTAACTCTCATCAAAGAGGTTGTGTGTTTCAGCCACACTAGATGTACAAAATGGACTCTAGTTAAGAAATACAACTCTGAGGGTCACCTTATAAGAACCAGCCAGTCAGCCCCTGCAGGTGTATATGGACTGAGGCATTAGCTGAGATCCATTCACCTTAAGGGCTTGACTTGCCGGTCCATTTAATGCCATATGGAAAAAAGTGATGGGTTATATTTCTaacatgataacattttatacaactttgaattcattttttatgctGGCCATGTTACAATGTTTTCGCCATTGTGATAATTGCAAAGCCCCACTGAACAGTTTTATGATGTCAGCagtccataaaatattttatggactACTGACATCATAAAACTGGAGtttattaaaatacagtgaATATGGATTGATCGACTTCATATAAACAATGCAGGGACCGATGtaaggtaaaataaataaaaataagccATCTCTTGTAGGAGATACAGTGTATGGCAGACTAGATGTGAGCCCCATACAGTTGTTGGATCAGAACATCTATCTGTACATTGAGAAGGTGTTTGTGTGTGCTGGTCAGGGGGGTTACATTCCACTATACAATCCGGATATAGGTCACTATGGATGTGTGG from Mya arenaria isolate MELC-2E11 chromosome 3, ASM2691426v1 harbors:
- the LOC128228132 gene encoding FRAS1-related extracellular matrix protein 2-like isoform X2 — encoded protein: MIQFNPGQTEKQWRLAIKDDNVFEGEETLTLQLSGPLSAVLEHPYVARVTLHDPEDEATVYFEGLSYKTMENGSHLDIPIVRTGDLSQELTVVCNTRDGTARGASTGKIETFSDYITRPADHSSMVRFGKGDNKRFCRVTLLDDFLYEDQKRFYVGLSEPMGGKLGTAVEADITILPDPADEPVFYFDQAHYTVDESAGTLEVKVWKTGTDLSKPSSITVHSRRMGNYPAEVGMDYLPVTHILDFSPGQMTKTLQAIILDDVGIPQLEGPKTFELYFRIPVGGRVGQPSTAIVTIDDSVSDLPKMEFKAAEYRVLESEGQVVAKVTRSGDISSQSEVRCYTRPITAQGDMDFVEKLDSNESIVIFLPGESEADCRIQLVDDTIWEREESFRLVLGMPDSLLPGGATLGGQVTTHIVVDDPEDTPMIMFEHSQYTVNEPIIKGDVKIARISVVRLGDTMGTSEVRVTTRSGSALAGRDFNTYDRAIDFGPGVSHQMVELEIMFDNSGEDREMFTVHISQDTHRLAQVRHNSEAVVYIEENSELADIKLPLAPLVVSLRDLDFVASGNKRMPIQGYPLVCVSSCSPYHPQYLSVQDVCREAGIDDVQTKFRWRVGLAGGELFDLDSDTIFTTTRQITLDSIYFKAGSQVECFARAVNNEGEPGKEVASPVVTVDYSQGVCPSRTDSLTGAQPFDARMWYTGPDDEWHPNKVHVRVQIPHTDGMLPVISTRKMANYELTLNDDGSHKNKHQCTNLLKSGGIGAGFGVNHHDLMGFYGSSLPYEYSEMLRSNKTLALYRNLDMSSCLWTFDAYYNMSELVSRCGALMDTDSQMPGSPQSFVVVKLPLFVSYLYFTPGMRDTWRAHEVSRYLTLKFVYGTGTMWDQAIQSNRHPAGLKAQLFPSGVRILEDGRLVVRFKTVPKFRGQFLASHPVNQLNSTVQSLSHGGVTFELQLLPSQDKSDRPYQNWLVTSTTMLKNYCGDLLVTLLPCLLTFTKTSTQPISCSPSDHVTFSLPIKLQQVSDPVPAKFSLNTDFRLIRKRDVWLSEKLPYISEEDMTIAPGDTVYGRLDVSPIQLLDQNIYLYIEKVFVCAGQGGYIPLYNPDIGHYGCVGNAEQLDTVIRIMDKTDPSSVNTTFQGFPLSAMMSDDAQSSEVFNIPGADGFSFDSSPLFKAEGGKLWFLHIVFSLTTTNGDVISRTSVFDRHNLKRSLNDIAGVGNGVKGTNMAPLILDFNGKSLVEDQFDSGKRTENNESQMPLISALIGASALLLIGIFVLVIFIRHRRKQTSPPPTPSGTITVMSTSPGHTKVISNAHIFNQSLPYHSEV